The Candidatus Izemoplasma sp. genome has a window encoding:
- the prfB gene encoding peptide chain release factor 2 gives MQLSDVKGIVQSHLNEQEKIHNLIDLEALKNEIDSLQKQTYDASFWDNPQEANHIIQQLKRLKKRYDQIAAYDDLIENLQLSKELVEEDASLLDDIETYDKQLTKRAENLEILLLLSEEYDDLNAILEIHPGAGGTESQDWASMLYRMYNRYAASSGYTQEVLDYQAGDEAGIKSATFAIRGDNAYGYLKAEHGVHRLVRISPFDSGGRRHTSFASVTVIPEFEGDIDIDIDDKDLKIDTYRSSGAGGQSVNTTDSAVRITHIPTHIVVTVQNERSQIKNKDKAMQILKGKLYQKALEEQQENIAKYRSTDISNSFGSQIRSYVMHPYSMVKDHRTNHETGNVDKVMDGDLDPFIKAYLTQQQKDDHNG, from the coding sequence ATGCAACTATCTGATGTTAAAGGCATTGTTCAAAGCCATTTAAATGAACAAGAAAAAATCCATAATTTAATCGATCTCGAGGCATTAAAAAATGAGATTGATTCGTTACAAAAACAAACCTATGATGCTTCTTTTTGGGATAACCCACAAGAAGCTAATCATATTATTCAACAATTAAAGCGGTTAAAAAAACGTTATGACCAAATAGCGGCATATGATGATTTGATTGAAAACTTGCAATTATCAAAAGAGTTAGTTGAAGAAGATGCGAGTTTACTAGATGATATCGAGACATATGATAAACAACTGACAAAACGAGCCGAAAACTTAGAGATTCTGTTGTTATTATCAGAGGAATATGATGATTTAAATGCGATTTTAGAAATTCATCCAGGAGCTGGTGGTACGGAATCACAAGATTGGGCAAGTATGCTTTATCGGATGTATAACCGTTATGCCGCAAGTAGTGGCTACACTCAGGAAGTGCTAGATTACCAAGCTGGGGATGAAGCAGGGATTAAAAGTGCTACTTTTGCGATTCGTGGCGATAATGCCTACGGCTACTTAAAAGCAGAACATGGTGTTCACCGTTTAGTTAGAATTAGTCCGTTCGATAGTGGCGGAAGACGTCATACGTCTTTTGCTAGTGTTACAGTGATTCCTGAATTTGAGGGCGATATTGACATCGACATTGATGACAAAGATTTAAAAATTGATACCTATCGCTCAAGTGGTGCAGGGGGACAAAGTGTTAATACCACCGATAGTGCTGTACGGATTACCCATATACCTACTCATATCGTTGTGACAGTACAAAATGAACGGTCGCAAATTAAAAACAAAGATAAGGCAATGCAAATTTTAAAAGGTAAATTATATCAAAAAGCGTTAGAAGAACAACAAGAAAATATTGCAAAATATCGGTCTACCGATATTTCTAACTCTTTTGGAAGTCAGATACGTTCATATGTTATGCATCCTTACTCAATGGTTAAGGACCATCGTACAAATCACGAGACAGGGAATGTCGATAAAGTTATGGATGGCGATTTAGATCCATTCATCAAAGCCTATCTAACACAGCAACAAAAGGACGATCATAATGGATAA
- a CDS encoding RecX family transcriptional regulator gives MIKITDIHKQTNGYRITLSNRIAFDVSEQTLSQYHLYVQKELEPNEIKEIRQGANFDLAYQQALSYVTRQMRTVGETKAHLRKKDYSRIVIEQVIDRLQENNYLNDQRYASLYVEDKKMYSHDGPKKIGQYLHKKKIDKPIIDQALLSYDIPEQKETIRKQLIKLSQRPVKKPYYKAIKSLKQKFYRYGFQSYIIDEVFQAHMDIIDQMIDESSSFEKDVSKLHNKGVSRYAMKQTLRQKGYSSAQIATLEE, from the coding sequence ATGATTAAAATTACAGATATTCACAAACAGACAAATGGCTATCGGATTACATTATCAAACCGTATTGCATTTGATGTGAGTGAACAGACCCTAAGTCAATACCATTTGTATGTCCAAAAAGAACTAGAGCCAAATGAGATAAAAGAGATTAGACAAGGCGCTAATTTTGACCTTGCCTATCAACAGGCACTGAGTTATGTGACAAGGCAAATGCGAACGGTTGGGGAAACAAAAGCACATTTACGCAAAAAAGATTATAGCCGAATTGTTATCGAACAAGTCATTGATCGCTTACAAGAAAATAACTATTTAAACGATCAACGCTACGCTAGTTTGTATGTAGAAGATAAAAAAATGTATTCCCATGATGGTCCTAAAAAAATTGGGCAATACTTACACAAAAAGAAAATTGACAAACCTATAATTGATCAGGCCTTACTCAGTTATGATATTCCCGAACAAAAAGAAACGATTCGTAAACAGTTAATTAAATTGAGTCAACGTCCTGTAAAAAAGCCTTATTATAAAGCGATTAAAAGCCTAAAACAAAAGTTTTATCGCTATGGTTTTCAATCATATATTATTGATGAAGTTTTTCAAGCACATATGGATATAATTGATCAAATGATTGATGAATCATCATCTTTTGAAAAAGATGTGTCTAAATTACACAACAAAGGTGTAAGTAGATATGCGATGAAACAAACGTTACGACAAAAAGGATATTCAAGTGCACAAATCGCCACACTTGAAGAATAG
- the glgB gene encoding 1,4-alpha-glucan branching protein GlgB produces MNQDDLYFFNQGKLYDAYRVFGAHIIKDDHGHHVGVRFTVWAPHAKEVSVLGEFNDYQAWVHNCRKIDESGIWQIEIEKASEWDEYQYEIKTHDGRVLYKADPYAFFSSERPGQLSKVYDIDGYFWNDAKYMHNREDERPYDKQMSIYECHLGTWMVKPDGTHHKYNELVDLLIPYLKENGFTHVEFMPLVEHPLDQSWGYQGTGYYSATSRFGVPKDLMYLIDRLHQENIKVIIDWVPGHICRDAHGLYMFDGQPLYEYDEAWKRENEVWGTANLDLGKGEVQSYLISNALFWMKYFHVDGFRIDAVSNLIYFLGDSNNGINDGALTFIRHLSQKVFETFDNALLIAEDSTAYPKVTHPVDHGGLGFNYKWNMGWMNDTLEYFEEDPVHRKYHHHLITFGLTYAFTENYVLPLSHDEVVHGKKSLVNKMPGDYWQKFANYRALMGLFFTHPGKTLLFMGGEFAQMHEWKDYTELDWHLLQYPLHKGAQRFNKDMNDVVKHHKALYECDHQTEGFEWIDANNVDYSIFTFIRYAKDKQDFVIVILNLTPVVHQHYKFGVPNKGAYKEVMNSDKDIYGGSNLYNGDTLYTNDESIHGYEQSLECLLSPLSITIIKPN; encoded by the coding sequence ATGAATCAAGACGATTTATATTTCTTTAATCAAGGTAAACTCTACGATGCTTATCGTGTTTTTGGAGCGCACATTATCAAAGATGATCACGGACACCATGTAGGTGTCAGATTCACTGTTTGGGCACCACATGCGAAAGAAGTGAGTGTATTAGGTGAGTTTAACGACTACCAAGCGTGGGTCCATAATTGTCGTAAAATCGATGAGAGTGGTATTTGGCAAATTGAGATTGAGAAAGCAAGTGAATGGGATGAGTACCAATATGAAATAAAAACCCATGATGGACGGGTCTTATATAAAGCCGACCCCTATGCATTTTTCTCAAGTGAACGGCCGGGTCAATTAAGTAAAGTGTATGATATTGATGGCTATTTTTGGAACGATGCCAAATATATGCATAATCGCGAAGATGAGCGACCATATGATAAACAGATGAGTATTTATGAGTGTCATTTAGGGACATGGATGGTCAAACCTGATGGCACACATCATAAATACAATGAACTAGTTGATTTATTGATTCCTTATTTAAAAGAGAATGGGTTTACCCATGTCGAATTTATGCCTTTAGTGGAGCATCCATTAGATCAATCTTGGGGATACCAAGGGACAGGCTATTACAGCGCAACTAGCCGCTTTGGTGTACCGAAAGATTTGATGTATTTGATTGATCGCTTACATCAGGAAAACATCAAAGTTATTATCGATTGGGTGCCTGGTCATATTTGTCGAGATGCCCACGGACTTTACATGTTTGATGGACAACCTCTATATGAATATGACGAGGCGTGGAAACGCGAAAATGAAGTGTGGGGAACAGCCAATTTAGACCTTGGTAAAGGAGAAGTTCAAAGTTATTTAATATCAAATGCCTTGTTTTGGATGAAATACTTCCATGTCGATGGCTTCCGCATCGATGCGGTAAGTAACTTAATCTATTTCTTAGGTGACAGCAATAATGGCATTAATGATGGGGCATTGACGTTTATTCGTCATTTAAGTCAAAAGGTTTTTGAAACGTTTGATAATGCGTTATTAATTGCTGAAGATTCAACAGCTTATCCTAAAGTCACGCACCCTGTCGATCATGGTGGACTTGGTTTTAACTATAAATGGAATATGGGATGGATGAATGATACACTTGAGTATTTTGAAGAAGATCCTGTTCATCGTAAATACCATCACCATTTAATTACGTTTGGATTAACCTATGCCTTTACAGAAAATTATGTCTTACCATTAAGCCATGATGAAGTTGTTCATGGGAAAAAATCACTCGTCAATAAGATGCCTGGCGATTATTGGCAAAAATTTGCTAATTATCGTGCATTAATGGGATTGTTTTTTACTCATCCAGGAAAAACACTGCTATTTATGGGGGGCGAGTTTGCCCAAATGCATGAATGGAAGGATTATACAGAATTGGACTGGCATCTCTTACAATATCCGCTTCATAAGGGAGCACAACGTTTTAATAAAGACATGAACGATGTCGTAAAACACCATAAAGCATTATATGAATGTGATCATCAAACGGAAGGATTTGAGTGGATTGATGCGAACAATGTCGACTACTCTATCTTTACCTTTATTAGATATGCAAAAGATAAGCAAGATTTTGTCATTGTTATTTTAAACTTAACCCCTGTTGTCCATCAACACTATAAGTTTGGTGTTCCG
- a CDS encoding 3'-5' exonuclease, giving the protein MDYVVFDIETTGLNPRTDRIIEIGALRIKNGEVVDSFEQLINPGITIPDNVIAIHGITNEMVKDALFPGIALQEFISFCEGVDFLIGHNAVRFDYPFIENECTRYMVKYPKFRVKDTIFSARKRLKGLRSYSLKALCRIFQIENKQAHRALSDVYATYEVYEQLLAKDK; this is encoded by the coding sequence ATGGACTATGTTGTATTTGATATTGAAACAACAGGATTAAATCCAAGAACAGATCGAATTATCGAAATTGGGGCACTTCGTATTAAGAATGGTGAAGTCGTTGATTCTTTTGAACAATTAATTAATCCCGGGATAACCATTCCAGACAATGTGATTGCGATTCATGGCATTACCAACGAAATGGTTAAAGATGCGCTTTTCCCAGGTATTGCTTTACAAGAATTTATATCCTTTTGTGAAGGGGTAGATTTTTTAATTGGACATAACGCAGTACGATTTGATTATCCGTTCATTGAAAATGAATGTACGCGATATATGGTTAAATATCCTAAATTTAGAGTGAAAGACACGATTTTCTCAGCAAGAAAACGATTAAAAGGACTTAGAAGTTATTCTTTAAAAGCATTGTGCCGTATTTTCCAAATAGAAAACAAGCAGGCACATCGGGCTTTAAGCGATGTCTATGCGACATATGAAGTCTATGAACAATTACTCGCAAAAGATAAATAA
- the raiA gene encoding ribosome-associated translation inhibitor RaiA: MRVEVRGKNGFEVTDAIRDYAEDKLQKVERYFKQALDAFVVCKVYSDHHKVEVTIPTKYYTMRAEVADEDMYAAIDLSIDKLESQIRKHKTKITRSLQQRDGVKDIFHDDLDIEALEKELVQQPVRKKEIMLEEMTVDEAITALKVLDHDFFIFRDDKTKQVSVAYTRNDGTFGVIETE; encoded by the coding sequence ATGAGAGTTGAAGTTAGAGGGAAAAATGGGTTTGAAGTAACCGATGCCATTAGAGATTACGCAGAAGACAAATTACAAAAAGTAGAACGGTATTTCAAACAGGCGTTAGATGCCTTTGTGGTTTGTAAAGTTTATAGCGATCATCATAAAGTTGAGGTGACCATCCCTACCAAGTATTATACCATGCGTGCTGAGGTCGCAGATGAAGACATGTACGCAGCGATTGATTTATCAATTGATAAATTAGAATCACAAATTCGTAAACATAAAACAAAAATTACACGCAGTTTACAACAACGTGATGGTGTTAAAGATATCTTCCATGATGATTTAGATATTGAAGCACTTGAAAAGGAATTGGTACAGCAACCTGTCCGCAAGAAAGAAATTATGCTTGAAGAAATGACAGTTGATGAAGCCATTACTGCACTAAAAGTATTGGATCATGACTTTTTCATTTTCCGTGATGATAAAACAAAACAAGTCAGTGTGGCCTATACACGAAATGATGGAACATTTGGAGTTATTGAAACCGAATAA
- a CDS encoding YitT family protein codes for MDKHRIRPISHPERYGWISLGIILMASGFYFFLIPVDLVAGGVTGIGMILNEVSSKISISLTVFAMNMVLLLVGWIVLGTKLFLRSIYGSLLFPFVLFILEQFVPLLNIENDYVIAVTFGGALLGLGFGYVLKYGGTSGGTDIPVKILNRVFNLPISFSVYLIDGLIVLAGTIVFSQSGSVLVGLYAIIAIAISGKVADMVVVGGTSKKALQIITDYPQEIKKSIYDSISRGVTEVPIKGGYSESKKIMLITVITKREYYLVRNVISHIDETAFVYVTPATEIHGEFLERESDDL; via the coding sequence ATGGATAAACACCGGATACGTCCTATTAGTCATCCTGAACGTTACGGATGGATTTCATTAGGTATTATTTTGATGGCTTCAGGGTTTTATTTCTTTTTAATTCCTGTTGATTTAGTTGCTGGAGGGGTTACTGGAATCGGTATGATACTGAATGAAGTATCAAGTAAGATTTCAATTTCTCTCACCGTATTTGCGATGAATATGGTGTTATTGTTGGTTGGCTGGATTGTCTTAGGCACAAAACTATTTCTTAGAAGTATCTATGGCAGCCTTCTGTTTCCTTTTGTCCTGTTCATCTTAGAACAGTTTGTGCCCTTATTAAATATCGAAAATGACTATGTCATTGCGGTCACTTTTGGTGGGGCACTACTTGGACTTGGTTTTGGCTATGTGCTTAAATATGGTGGTACAAGCGGAGGAACAGACATACCCGTTAAAATCTTAAACCGCGTGTTTAATTTACCAATCAGTTTTAGTGTGTATTTAATTGATGGCTTAATTGTCCTTGCAGGAACTATTGTCTTTTCCCAATCTGGGAGTGTACTTGTTGGGCTTTATGCGATAATCGCGATTGCGATTAGCGGTAAAGTTGCGGACATGGTGGTTGTCGGGGGTACTTCGAAAAAAGCCTTACAAATTATTACAGATTATCCACAGGAGATCAAAAAATCAATTTATGATTCTATTAGTCGTGGTGTGACAGAAGTACCGATTAAGGGTGGGTACTCAGAGTCCAAAAAAATAATGCTGATTACAGTCATTACTAAACGAGAATATTATTTAGTGAGAAATGTAATTAGCCATATTGATGAGACGGCATTTGTGTATGTCACCCCGGCTACAGAAATACATGGTGAATTTTTAGAAAGAGAGAGTGATGATTTATGA
- a CDS encoding tocopherol cyclase family protein, which yields MSLFSYQSLKDSNYFEGWYVRIIDPVIELNMAVIFGITKESTNPHAFIQIAKAGQKKGIYRAFDLSLFYYHETLETVTIGNNELSLKHLLLDIDDIKCNLSFEDVSLQTKSSMGFFKKMPLECYQELLYPNGKGIGKIEMADEKHSINANIYLEKTYGHKFPQKWIWCQSSHAESSNATISLSVGKVPFKGLTINGFFLHLDLPDKGYHFSSYNLSKFLYESHKGQITLTVLKPFYKVIIKTSLDAPIKLVGPTDGGNMNLEVFESLTSHAKVTLYKRKKIIFEDTFTYVGLENTMD from the coding sequence ATGAGCTTATTTTCATATCAATCGTTAAAAGATTCAAACTATTTTGAAGGATGGTATGTTCGAATAATTGATCCTGTTATCGAACTTAATATGGCTGTTATATTCGGGATTACGAAAGAATCAACCAATCCTCATGCATTTATTCAAATCGCAAAAGCTGGTCAGAAAAAAGGGATTTATAGAGCATTTGATCTGTCATTATTCTATTATCATGAGACCTTAGAAACAGTCACTATCGGCAATAATGAGTTGTCGCTTAAACATCTACTACTTGATATTGATGATATTAAGTGTAATTTATCGTTTGAAGATGTGTCACTTCAAACAAAGTCATCTATGGGTTTCTTTAAAAAAATGCCCCTTGAGTGTTATCAAGAGTTACTTTATCCTAATGGTAAAGGGATTGGTAAAATCGAGATGGCGGATGAGAAACACAGCATTAACGCAAATATTTATCTAGAAAAGACATATGGTCACAAATTTCCTCAAAAGTGGATTTGGTGTCAAAGTTCTCACGCTGAATCATCAAACGCAACTATCTCCTTATCAGTGGGTAAAGTTCCTTTCAAAGGCTTAACTATTAACGGCTTTTTCTTACATCTAGATTTACCGGATAAAGGCTATCATTTTTCATCATACAATCTTTCAAAATTCCTTTATGAAAGTCATAAGGGACAGATTACTCTAACCGTTTTAAAGCCGTTTTATAAAGTTATTATTAAAACATCGTTAGATGCTCCAATTAAACTGGTTGGACCAACGGATGGTGGCAACATGAACCTAGAGGTCTTTGAGAGTTTAACCTCGCATGCAAAAGTTACGCTATATAAACGTAAGAAGATTATCTTTGAAGATACGTTTACGTATGTTGGATTAGAAAATACAATGGATTAA
- a CDS encoding S41 family peptidase codes for MSKRLVGLLAFIVAIGTSFYIGYNMDTVEPQDTGNQDENPPLNEDGATTITDEVFLEVLESLMENHYTQPSRDLLMEGAVNGMFDALNDPHSSYFDYEEYSQFQSGFEESYVGIGVRVSFVEGQIIVEDVMEGGPAEEAGILPNDIIVSVDGVDITEQNFYDTINMILGEEGTDVVIGIFRQGVDNIIQLTMTRAVIQNASVNYQVFNKNGQKLGYIEVTQFGDETANKFHDAITALEAQNIDGLVIDLRNNGGGHLSTVYNMMNEFLVDNGKPMFSTEYYSDGEFFSNNYYASNSTPKPYDIVTLVNQNSASASEVFASAMQEQGNYPLVGTVTYGKGTMQTDMVVQATVGDRLHISIGKWITSEGNWVHFNGGTDGITPDIIVEPTGAETAYKVFLIDEGPLQVDTVDPRIANVQQIINTMGYNVRTDGYFDQDTYSAIINIQNDHNIPATGMIDEATLTVINAALDAFRDNPSNDSQLQAALDYFSNND; via the coding sequence ATGAGTAAACGATTAGTAGGTTTATTAGCCTTCATCGTCGCAATAGGAACCAGTTTTTATATTGGGTACAACATGGATACAGTTGAACCACAGGATACGGGCAATCAAGATGAAAATCCGCCGTTAAATGAAGACGGTGCAACAACCATTACCGATGAAGTTTTCTTAGAAGTTTTAGAATCATTGATGGAAAATCATTATACACAACCATCAAGAGACTTGTTAATGGAAGGCGCAGTGAACGGGATGTTTGATGCATTAAATGACCCACATTCAAGTTATTTTGACTATGAAGAATACTCACAATTTCAAAGTGGGTTTGAAGAAAGTTATGTCGGCATTGGCGTTCGCGTGAGCTTTGTTGAAGGGCAAATCATTGTTGAAGATGTGATGGAAGGTGGCCCAGCCGAAGAAGCTGGCATCTTACCTAATGATATCATTGTGAGTGTTGATGGGGTGGATATTACTGAGCAAAACTTTTATGACACCATCAACATGATTTTAGGAGAAGAAGGTACGGATGTCGTTATTGGTATTTTCCGTCAAGGTGTTGATAATATTATTCAATTAACCATGACCCGCGCCGTAATCCAAAATGCCAGTGTTAATTATCAAGTATTTAACAAAAACGGACAAAAACTTGGCTATATTGAAGTCACGCAATTTGGCGATGAAACAGCCAATAAATTTCATGATGCAATCACAGCCTTAGAAGCGCAAAATATAGATGGATTAGTTATTGATTTACGAAATAATGGCGGTGGCCATTTATCGACAGTGTACAATATGATGAATGAGTTTTTAGTGGATAATGGGAAGCCAATGTTCTCAACTGAATATTATTCTGATGGAGAATTCTTCAGTAACAATTATTATGCATCTAATAGTACACCAAAGCCCTATGATATCGTTACGCTTGTCAATCAAAATAGTGCCAGTGCATCAGAAGTTTTTGCAAGTGCTATGCAAGAACAAGGGAATTATCCTTTAGTCGGAACAGTGACATACGGTAAAGGGACCATGCAGACGGACATGGTTGTTCAAGCAACAGTGGGGGATCGGTTACATATATCCATTGGTAAATGGATTACAAGTGAAGGGAATTGGGTCCATTTTAATGGTGGTACGGATGGCATTACACCGGATATCATCGTCGAACCAACAGGTGCTGAAACAGCCTATAAAGTCTTTTTAATAGACGAAGGTCCACTACAAGTCGACACGGTCGATCCCCGTATTGCCAATGTACAACAAATCATTAATACCATGGGATATAACGTCAGAACGGATGGTTATTTTGACCAGGATACCTACAGTGCTATTATCAATATTCAAAATGATCATAACATCCCCGCAACGGGTATGATTGATGAAGCTACTTTAACTGTCATCAATGCAGCACTAGATGCATTCCGTGATAACCCAAGTAACGATTCACAGTTACAAGCAGCCTTAGATTACTTCAGTAACAATGATTAA
- the secA gene encoding preprotein translocase subunit SecA: protein MFFKKWFDLGHRALKKNRKIADQIEALSDTYKTLSDAELKAKTDEFRERLNNGETKDDILVDAFATVREAATRVVGLTPYYVQLLGAISIHNGNIAEMKTGEGKTLTSVMPAYLNGLLGEGVHIVTVNDYLAAREANGEIGDLFRWLGLTVGLNTRDLTKEEKREAYLCDVLYSTNNELGFDYLRDHMVIYKEQMVQRPLNYAIIDEIDSILIDEARTPLIISGGAKNTSSLYLQAQAFTRNLTEEDYDLDIKTKAVNLTESGIARAEKYFSLDNLYDIHNVSLLHSINNAIKANFTMERDVDYVVQDNKVVIVDSFTGRLMHGRQFSEGLHQALEAKEGVDIKKETTTLATITFQNYFRMYSKLAGMTGTAKTEEEEFRNIYNMIVVEIPTNKPVIRQDDNDLIFATMKAKYKAIAKEIQHRHKIGQPMLVGTISIETSELLSKLLKRLGVPHDVLNAKQHEREAEIVAKAGMKGQVTIATNMAGRGTDIKLGEGVVELGGLAVLGTERHESRRIDNQLRGRSGRQGDPGYSRFFLSGEDDLLRRFGGDRFKRQLEMLTKTRGSDDEEPIDYGIFSKIVERAQKQIEGNNFDRRKTVLQYDEVNRKQREVIYKQRRDILFKDSIIDIAREMINRSIERTVYAHVNQDSKDQMVNSSELYNVLAGRYFTPNSISKSELDKPAPEVISELYDVVKEDMTYKLNKFGDEKFNEFLKAIILRVVDTYWTEHIDQMSELRQSIGLQSYAQMNPLREYQDSGYRLFNEMLEAIDEDVTRYVLRAQIRDNMERVQVIKPTHTSSGKEIESKKKPRSVNKVGRNDPCPCGSGKKYKHCHGK from the coding sequence ATGTTTTTTAAAAAATGGTTTGACTTAGGACATCGAGCACTCAAAAAGAACCGCAAAATAGCGGATCAAATAGAGGCATTAAGCGATACATATAAAACATTGTCAGACGCAGAATTAAAAGCAAAAACAGATGAATTTAGAGAACGATTAAACAACGGTGAAACAAAAGATGATATTTTAGTTGATGCCTTTGCGACCGTTCGCGAAGCGGCGACACGTGTCGTTGGATTAACCCCTTACTATGTGCAATTGTTGGGGGCTATTTCAATACATAATGGTAATATTGCGGAAATGAAGACCGGTGAAGGGAAAACCTTAACCAGTGTTATGCCAGCCTACTTAAATGGATTATTAGGTGAAGGTGTTCACATTGTCACAGTCAATGATTATTTAGCTGCGCGTGAAGCAAACGGTGAAATTGGTGATTTATTTCGATGGTTAGGACTAACTGTTGGGCTGAATACACGTGATTTAACAAAGGAAGAAAAGCGCGAAGCGTATTTATGTGATGTACTGTATTCAACCAATAATGAATTAGGATTTGATTACTTACGTGATCACATGGTTATCTATAAAGAACAAATGGTCCAAAGACCATTAAACTACGCGATTATTGATGAGATTGATTCGATCTTAATTGATGAAGCAAGAACCCCATTAATTATTAGTGGTGGCGCAAAAAATACCAGTAGCTTATATTTACAAGCGCAAGCATTTACGCGAAATTTAACTGAAGAAGATTATGATTTAGATATTAAAACAAAAGCTGTCAACTTAACGGAATCCGGTATTGCTAGAGCCGAAAAATACTTTTCATTAGATAATCTATATGATATCCATAATGTCAGTTTACTACATAGTATAAACAATGCGATTAAAGCGAATTTTACAATGGAACGCGATGTTGATTATGTTGTTCAAGATAATAAAGTTGTTATTGTCGATAGTTTCACAGGACGACTTATGCATGGACGCCAATTTAGTGAAGGACTCCATCAAGCATTAGAAGCTAAAGAAGGCGTTGACATTAAAAAAGAAACCACAACACTAGCAACAATAACATTCCAAAATTACTTTAGAATGTATAGCAAACTTGCCGGAATGACAGGGACAGCGAAAACTGAGGAAGAAGAGTTCAGAAATATCTATAATATGATTGTCGTTGAAATACCAACCAATAAACCGGTCATCCGTCAAGATGATAATGATTTAATCTTCGCGACAATGAAAGCAAAATATAAAGCAATTGCGAAAGAAATACAACACCGTCATAAAATTGGGCAACCCATGTTAGTCGGGACCATTTCTATTGAAACATCAGAATTGCTCAGTAAACTATTGAAACGGTTAGGGGTACCACATGATGTTTTAAATGCGAAACAGCATGAGCGTGAAGCTGAGATTGTCGCAAAAGCAGGAATGAAGGGTCAAGTCACAATCGCAACCAATATGGCTGGACGTGGGACAGACATTAAACTTGGTGAAGGCGTTGTCGAACTTGGTGGACTTGCGGTATTAGGGACAGAACGTCATGAGTCACGCCGGATTGATAATCAGTTACGCGGACGTAGTGGACGTCAAGGAGACCCAGGATATAGTCGTTTCTTCTTATCAGGAGAAGATGATTTGTTGCGCCGATTTGGTGGCGATCGTTTTAAACGACAATTGGAGATGTTAACCAAAACACGGGGGTCTGATGATGAAGAGCCAATCGATTACGGAATCTTTTCTAAAATTGTAGAACGGGCCCAAAAACAAATTGAAGGAAACAACTTTGATCGCCGGAAAACCGTATTACAATATGATGAAGTAAACCGTAAACAACGTGAAGTAATCTATAAACAACGACGTGATATCTTATTTAAAGATTCAATTATTGATATTGCCCGTGAAATGATAAATCGTTCTATTGAACGGACAGTTTATGCCCATGTCAATCAAGATTCTAAAGATCAAATGGTTAATAGTAGTGAATTATATAATGTCCTCGCAGGACGGTACTTTACGCCAAACAGTATAAGTAAGTCTGAATTAGATAAACCCGCACCTGAGGTTATCAGTGAACTTTATGATGTTGTTAAAGAGGATATGACTTATAAACTGAACAAATTTGGTGATGAGAAGTTTAACGAATTTTTAAAAGCCATTATCTTACGTGTGGTCGATACATATTGGACAGAACATATCGATCAAATGAGTGAATTACGCCAATCAATTGGCCTGCAAAGTTATGCACAAATGAACCCATTACGCGAATATCAAGATAGTGGGTATCGGTTATTTAACGAAATGTTAGAAGCGATTGATGAAGATGTAACACGATATGTCTTACGCGCTCAAATCCGTGATAATATGGAACGCGTACAAGTGATTAAACCAACGCACACATCTAGTGGTAAAGAAATCGAGTCAAAGAAAAAACCACGTTCTGTCAATAAAGTAGGACGAAACGACCCTTGCCCATGTGGCTCAGGGAAAAAATATAAACATTGTCATGGTAAATAG